A section of the Eublepharis macularius isolate TG4126 chromosome 1, MPM_Emac_v1.0, whole genome shotgun sequence genome encodes:
- the LOC129339666 gene encoding uncharacterized protein LOC129339666, translating into MVSKMSYTALKKDIQKRISALEAASGCERGESSGSQGPAQAVEEEPAPEAEQEAAADGGQVAIAVEPVLQEGAAPGPLKRRIVICGHSMVFWAAHQARRTPIGSQLGLSAVATVEWLGRRGLRWPALLPLLFRGRKGPPPHILVLHLGGNDLGLVQGKALSLQATVDLREISRRWPGVLIFWSEMLQRRVWREASDPRAIEGARRKANRAMKKPLGEGLGIYLPHPRIKAEFAHLYRDDGVHLSPEGNEIFLDDLRQGLRLALSHLWGVRA; encoded by the exons AAGGATATCCAGAAGCGTATTTCGGCGTTGGAGGCAGCTTCGGGATGTGAGCGTGGTGAATCCAGCGGCAGTCAGGGTCCGGCTCAAGCGGTGGAAGAAGAGCCTGCACCTGAGGCTGAACAGGAGGCGGCGGCGGATGGTGGCCAGGTGGCCATAGCAGTGGAGCCAGTGCTGCAGGAGG GTGCGGCGCCTGGCCCTTTGAAACGCAGGATCgtgatttgtggacacagcatggtgttctgggccgctCACCAAGCCAGACGGActccgattggatcccagctggggctcagtgctgtggccacggtcgagtggctgggacggcgtggccttcggtggcctgCCTTGTTGCCACTCCTTTTTAGGGGGCGGAAGGGTCCGCCCCCGCATATCTTGGTCTTACACCTGggcggtaatgaccttggtttggtgcagggtaaggccctgtcactgcaggcaactGTGGACCTCCGTGAAATAAGTCGTCGGTGGCCGGGCGTGCTTATTTTCTGGTCCGAAATGTTGCAGCGCCGGGTGTGGCGTGAGGCTTCTGACCCGCGGGCTATTGAAGGTGCTCGGCGTAAAGCCAACCGGGCCATGAAAAAACCTTTGGGGGAAGGCCTGGGGATCTATTTACCGCACCCTAGgattaaggccgaatttgcccatctctaccgggATGATGGCGTGCATTTATCGCCGgagggcaatgagatttttctggacgacctacggcaagggcttaggttggccttgagccacctgtggggcgtcagggcctaa